The proteins below are encoded in one region of Sminthopsis crassicaudata isolate SCR6 chromosome 1, ASM4859323v1, whole genome shotgun sequence:
- the LOC141554618 gene encoding olfactory receptor 13D1-like, translating to MEKENYTVVTEFFLVGLSNYPSLQMLLYVLCLLMYLVILLGNSILIIISILDPRLHNPMYFFLGNLSFLDICYTSSSIPQMLVSFTSERKSITFIGCALQLVISLGLGSTECLLLAVMAFDRYVAICNPLRYTIIMNKGLCVQMATWTWTLGFSVALTQSVLALILPFCENIIDHLACEILALLKLVCVDISLNVFIMIIASIILLITPLLFIFFSYVFIISTILRIKSTEGRQKAFSTCSAHLTVVMLFYGSALFMYMKPKSKDTKLFDELFGLSYWVITPMLNPIIYSLRNKEVKEGVKKVLIRNLYLKRM from the coding sequence atggaaaaagagaattataCAGTTGTGACAGAGTTTTTTCTGGTGGGGCTTTCTAATTACCCATCACTCCAGATGCTTCTTTATGTGCTCTGCCTGTTAATGTACTTGGTGATTCTTCTGGGAAACAGTATTCTCATTATCATCAGTATCCTGGATCCCCGCCTCcacaatcctatgtattttttccttgggaaTCTTTCCTTTCTGGACATCTGCTACACATCTTCCTCTATCCCTCAAATGCTAGTTAGTTTTACATCTGAAAGAAAATCCATAACTTTCATTGGATGTGCCCTACAGTTGGTCATTTCCCTTGGACTTGGGTCCACAGAATGTCTGTTGCTGGCAGTAATGGCTTTTGACCGATATGTAGCCATCTGCAATCCCCTGAGATACACTATCATCATGAACAAAGGACTCTGTGTGCAGATGGCTACTTGGACCTGGACACTAGGATTTTCAGTCGCCCTTACACAATCTGTGCTTGCTCTGATATTGCCTTTTTGTGAAAACATTATTGACCACCTTGCCTGTGAAATTCTTGCTCTTCTCAAACTTGTCTGTGTAGATATTTCCCTCAATGTATTTATTATGATAATTGCAAGCATTATTCTTTTAATCACTCCTCTgctgtttatattcttttcttatgTCTTTATCATCTCCACTATTCTGAGAATTAAATCTACTGAAGGAAGGCAAAAGGCCTTTTCCACTTGTTCAGCCCATCTGACAGTAGTGATGTTGTTCTATGGCTCTGCTCTTTTTATGTACATGAAGCCCAAGTCAAAGGACACTAAGCTTTTTGATGAACTCTTTGGGTTGTCTTATTGGGTTATCACCCCAATGCTAAACCCCATCATCTATAGCCTGAGGAACAAGGAGGTAAAAGAAGGTGTGAAGAAAGTACTTATCAGAAACCTGTACttaaagagaatgtga